Proteins encoded in a region of the Benincasa hispida cultivar B227 chromosome 2, ASM972705v1, whole genome shotgun sequence genome:
- the LOC120072215 gene encoding expansin-like A3 — protein MALFLSLLFFLLISYSTACDRCVHRSKATHYHYDVPVSYGSTCGYGKLEYEISKGYFAAVVPSLYKEGATCGACYQVRCKNKTLCNSVGSKVVVTDIHYNNGTDFVLSRKAFSTMSLRGKTQQLLDIDSINVEYKRIPCEYKNKNLLVEIVEWSHKPEVLAIKLLYQGGQTDILAVNIAQVELHKWSPMIRNFGAIWYIPNVMEGALKLKMMVTSGYNKKWISTKYALPADWNSGNIYDTGIQIKDIIMENCPPQNCGLKP, from the exons ATGGCTTTGTTTCTTAGTTTGCTCTTCTTCCTTTTGATATCTTATTCTACCGCTTGTGATCGTTGCGTTCATCGATCCAAAGCTACTCACTATCATTATGACGTGCCTGTTTCAT aTGGATCAACATGTGGATATGGAAAGTTAGAGTATGAAATTTCCAAGGGATACTTTGCAGCTGTGGTGCCTTCTCTTTATAAAGAAGGAGCTACTTGTGGTGCTTGCTATCaa GTAAGATGTAAGAACAAGACATTATGCAATTCAGTAGGGAGTAAAGTAGTTGTGACagatatacattataataatggAACTGATTTTGTCCTAAGTAGAAAAGCTTTCTCTACCATGTCTTTAAGGGGCAAAACTCAACAACTTTTGGATATTGATAGCATCAATGTGGAATACAAGAG GATACCTTGtgaatacaaaaacaaaaacttgttggTGGAAATTGTAGAATGGAGCCACAAACCAGAAGTTTTGGCAATAAAATTGCTATACCAAGGTGGCCAAACTGACATACTAGCCGTGAATATAGCTCAG GTTGAGTTACATAAATGGAGTCCCATGATAAGGAACTTTGGTGCTATTTGGTATATACCAAATGTAATGGAAGGAGCATTAAAGTTAAAAATGATGGTAACTTCTGGATATAATAAGAAATGGATTTCAACAAAGTATGCACTTCCTGCTGATTGGAATAGTGGAAACATCTATGATACTGGAATTCAAATCAAGGATATTATTATGGAAAATTGCCCACCTCAAAATTGTGGTCTCAAGCCATAG